Proteins co-encoded in one Quercus lobata isolate SW786 unplaced genomic scaffold, ValleyOak3.0 Primary Assembly Scq3eQI_2013, whole genome shotgun sequence genomic window:
- the LOC115973404 gene encoding helicase protein MOM1-like: YTLLFMLHYFVLNNLLILQEEKSTIRELSELSFGGSLGEHNRHLSFVNKLREHWHKGQNAIVVDDHAEQEQAVKVILFILSLHLDVQKPFLVISTSTALSVWEAEFLHLAPSANIVVYYGNRDVRSSIRSLEFYNEGGGIMFSVLLSSADVVVEDLQVLECIEWEAIIIDKCQRSKMSKHFEQIRMLAANMRLLLIGGQIKDCQSDYLNLLSLLDSGFHGLNSDNMVIDSSTDISLLKERVAQYIASECKSGSPRFVEYWVPVQLSNVQLEQYCASLLSNSMFLSSCLKSEPADVLRDIIISARKCCDHPNLLDQSLQSFVTNIEENLDVGIKASGKLKALDKILLEIRNRGLRVLILFQSIGGSGRYSIGDILDDFVYQRFGGDSYVRIDGRGYAHSKKQAALNMFNDKENGKFVFLIENRACLPSIKLSSVDTVILFGSDWDPQNDLRALHRISISSQFEQLKVFRLYSSCTVEEKILILAKEGMALDSNIHSISSHTCHSLLNWGAPYLFNKLDDFHGCNSSDSGSNMSSEQSLLDDVLRELSTQLPNSGDNSDPSNYSIILKIQEGGVYARNLSLLGERKMQFVDNESPSIFWKNLLKGRSPQWKFLSRPSKRIRRKVQYLHDSPKESEFENVVVTKKSRKMFNNTVDTVKSNSRLKDKRKLVTKKNTVKLAENMGGINQDNDSPTEHPVASNVAREPEIDMVESRKQEIQTDVWKTTQFLPKLEMSKLCEILLLPENIKDTALRFLKYMKKKFDVSWKEISTLQAYQISLVRCKLHTYATFHHLVPKCFFTTLNESLIGLNEKYKKYDCRI; encoded by the exons gAGCAGGCTGTGAAGGTGATCTTGTTTATATTATCCTTGCATCTTGATGTACAGAAGCCATTTTTGGTCATCTCAACTTCCACTGCTCTTTCTGTCTGGGAAGCTGAGTTTTTGCATTTGGCACCATCTGCCAACATTGTAGTTTATTATGGGAACAGAGATGTCCGAAGTAGCATCAGATCATTGGAGTTCTACAATGAAGGTGGTGGGATAATGTTTAGTGTATTATTATCATCTGCAGATGTGGTTGTTGAG GATTTACAAGTGTTAGAATGCATAGAATGGGAAGCAATAATAATTGACAAGTGCCAACGTTCTAAAATGTCAAAGCATTTTGAACAAATTAGGATGCTAGCTGCCAATATGAGGCTTCTTCTCATCGGTGgtcaaatcaag GATTGTCAGAGTGATTATCTCAATTTGCTTTCCCTCCTTGATTCTGGCTTTCATGGGTTAAACAGTGATAATATGGTGATTGACTCTAGTACTGATATTTCCCTATTAAAGGAAAGAGTAGCACAGTACATTGCATCTGAATGCAAGTCAGGCTCTCCTAGATTTGTAGAGTACTGGGTCCCTGTCCAGCTTTCCAATGTGCAACTTGAGCAGTATTGTGCTTCTCTGCTCTCAAACTCGATGTTTCTTTCTTCATGTTTGAAGAGTGAGCCAGCTGATGTGCTTCGTGACATTATCATTTCAGCTAGAAAG TGCTGTGACCATCCCAATCTTCTGGATCAGTCTTTGCAAAGCTTTGTCACAAATATAGAAGAGAATCTGGATGTTGGAATAAAAGCAAGCGGAAAATTAAAAGCTCTTGATAAAATCCTTTTGGAGATTAGAAATCGGGGTCTCAGAGTTTTGATCCTATTCCAG TCAATTGGAGGTTCAGGACGGTATTCTATTGGAGACATTCTGGATGACTTTGTCTATCAAAGATTTGGTGGGGACTCATATGTACGTATAGATGGTAGAGGGTATGCCCATTCAAAGAAGCAAGCTGCTCTAAACATGTTTAATGACAAAGAGAATGGAAAATTTGTGTTCTTGATTGAAAATCGTGCTTGTCTCCCAAGCATTAAACTTTCATCAGTGGACACTGTTATACTATTTGGCAGTGATTGGGACCCACAGAATGATTTAAGGGCGCTACATAGGATCTCTATCAGTTCACAGTTTGAACAGTTAAAAGTATTCCGTTTATATTCATCATGTACAGtggaagaaaaaattttgatacttgCGAAGGAGGGTATGGCTCTTGATAGCAATATACACTCAATAAGCTCGCATACTTGTCATTCACTGCTAAATTGGGGTGCTCCCTATCTATTCAATAAGCTTGATGACTTCCATGGTTGTAATTCCTCAGACTCAGGTTCAAACATGTCATCTGAACAGTCACTTTTAGATGATGTACTCCGTGAGTTGTCAACCCAATTGCCTAACAGTGGTGACAACAGTGACCCGAGTAACTActcaattattttaaaaatacagGAGGGTGGAGTGTATGCCAGAAATCTTTCATTACTTGGTGAGAGGAAAATGCAGTTTGTGGACAATGAATCGCCTTCTATTTTCTGGAAAAATCTGCTTAAAGGAAGGAGTCCGCAGTGGAAATTTTTGTCTAGGCCATCCAAGAGGATCCGAAGAAAAGTTCAATATCTTCATGACTCACCAAAAGAATCtgaatttgaaaatgttgttgTCACTAAGAAGAGCAGGAAAATGTTCAACAACACAGTTGATACTGTAAAATCCAACTCAAGATTGaaggacaaaagaaaattagttacaaaaaaaaatacagtcaAATTAGCTG AGAACATGGGTGGCATAAATCAGGACAATGATTCTCCAACTGAACATCCTGTGGCTAGTAATGTTGCAAGAGAACCTGAAATTGACATGGTTGAATCCAGGAAACAAGAAATTCAGACTGATGTGTGGAAGACTACTCAATTCTTGCCAAAGCTGGAGATGTCAAAACTTTGTGAAATTCTACTGCTTCCA GAGAATATCAAGGACACTGCTCTAAGGTTTCTAAAgtacatgaagaaaaaatttgatGTTAGCTGGAAAGAAATTTCTACCTTACAGGCCTATCAGATATCACTGGTTAGATGCAAGCTTCATACTTATGCTACTTTTCACCATCTAGTGCCTAAATGTTTCTTCACAACTTTAAATGAATCATTGATTGGTCTTAAtgagaaatacaaaaaatatgattgcagaatttaa
- the LOC115973402 gene encoding isocitrate dehydrogenase [NAD] catalytic subunit 5, mitochondrial-like: MASQLLRRALGSHSNPSTAFEAVRAFSSATTIRATLFPGDGIGPEIAESVKQVFREADVPIEWEEHYVGDQIDPRTQSFLTWESLESVRRNGVGLKGPMATPIGKGHRSLNLTLRKELNLYANVRPCYSLPGYKTRYDDVNLITIRENTEGEYSGLEHQVVRGVVESLKIITRQASLRVAEYAFHYAKTHGRERVSAIHKANIMQKTDGLFLKCCREVAEKYPEIKYEEVVIDNCCMMLVKNPALFDVLVMPNLYGDIISDLCAGLIGGLGLTPSCNIGEGGIALAEAVHGSAPDIAGKNLANPTALLLSSVTMLRHLELHDKATCIQDAILNTIAEGKYRTADLGGSSSTSDFTRAICDHL, translated from the exons ATGGCTTCCCAACTCCTTCGTCGCGCTCTCGGAAGCCACTCAAACCCTAGCACAGCCTTCGAAGCCGTTAGGGCTTTCTCCTCCGCCACCACTATCCGCGCCACTCTCTTCCCCGGCGACGGTATCGGCCCCGAGATCGCCGAGTCCGTCAAACAG GTATTTAGAGAAGCTGATGTTCCAATTGAATGGGAAGAACACTATGTTGGGGACCAAATAGATCCTAGGACCCAAAGTTTCCTAACATGGGAAAGTTTAGAATCTGTACGGCGAAATGGGGTTGGGTTGAAAGGACCAATGGCCACACCAATTGGAAAAGGTCATCGTTCTTTGAACCTTACTCTGAGGAAAGAACTTAACTTGTATGCCAACGTTCGGCCTTGCTACAGCCTCCCTGGCTATAAGACTCGGTATGATGATGTAAATCTTATCACTATTCGTGAAAACACGGAAGGGGAGTACAGTGGACTTGAGCATCAA GTGGTCAGAGGAGTGGTTGAAAGCCTCAAGATCATTACTCGTCAGGCCAGTTTGAGGGTGGCTGAATATGCTTTCCACTATGCCAAGACCCATGGAAGAGAGAGAGTCTCTGCAATACACAAAGCAAACATTATGCAGAAAACTGATGGTCTTTTCCTAAAG TGCTGTCGTGAGGTTGCTGAGAAGTACCCTGAGATAAAATATGAGGAAGTTGTCATTGACAATTGCTGTATGATG CTTGTGAAAAATCCTGCACTTTTTGATGTATTGGTGATGCCTAATCTCTATGGTGATATTATCAGTGATCTTTGTGCTGGGTTGATTGGGGGATTGGGCTTAACACCAAG CTGCAATATTGGTGAGGGAGGCATTGCCCTTGCTGAAGCTGTACATGGTTCAGCACCTGATATTGCTGGAAAG AATTTGGCGAATCCAACTGCTTTGCTGTTGAGTTCTGTAACAATGCTGCGCCATTTGGAGCTCCATGACAAAGCCACTTGTATCCAAGATGCTATTCTCAACACAATTGCAGAGGGGAAATACCGGACTGCTGACCTTGGTGGCTCTTCATCCACAAGTGATTTTACTAGGGCAATTTGTGATCATCTTTGA
- the LOC115973401 gene encoding uncharacterized protein LOC115973401 has protein sequence MERGFQSHHFLDLSEPATVEQAPDCRMVQTNHISTSITRVPDICDRRTEKSIQHPQTDIQEFHERMMEEREKLEEEHRLESTLTCTKDQDIPVRLDKLGIVDHNFKENLDENNHKTEPVASQQDSRIEHEQMNANVVASLEKSKPGGPTAISGNLPLGNLEVNEGKLQQSDTAEINDGSQNAGPNAMPYFQNQNHAGTIPSLPSEVSQISYLEKISCNLPREMETISIESDPESDKTEIMASTRDGSMCAEQHDKAGSSNDPTNGAPVSCPSDWESPIRNAQIGQCVEGPSGVPHTLSEVVIDDEPMEMLPHVVHPTEEFIAKDAVTLESTTVTEVRQQNGAVTANCGQSAALAFNGTYSSLVQPDICLAQGNSLASQQLPISIYPSSTEHNLASIPASSGIQHHQSSGSHSYSQEALTPRSPPLENLLEFSDVMHPVMDLPLEPFIVMPESGSEHLPYSSVSGPVNYHTQFVPVIPERPVCLNPLQIEMERIQRDKEQAFKIHNHRVLQLKSECDREIEEIHKKYDLLRQDAETKLMQVQRDLETFHGKVYLNKLLADALTLKQQIPTSTGSLHKDQAALSSLMNQWSQQPAQMTAPILQQCWASPPMNIPPVITTPINPLFNAMTQFAVQNGCELRAPAPHIQALVPPSMPTAHFSTQYSGMPYL, from the exons ATGGAAAGGGGCTTTCAGAGTCATCATTTTTTAGATCTATCTGAACCTGCCACAGTGGAACAGGCACCTGACTGTAGAATGGTGCAGACGAATCATATCTCTACTAGCATAACAAGAGTTCCGGATATTTGTGATAGAAGAACGGAAAAATCTATTCAACACCCACAAACGGACATTCAGGAATTTCATGAAAGGATGATGGAGGAAAGGGAAAAGTTGGAGGAAGAGCACAGGTTAGAGTCCACCCTTACTTGTACAAAGGATCAGGACATTCCAGTAAGATTAGATAAGCTTGGGATAGTAGATCACAACTTCAAGGAAAATTTGGATGAAAACAATCATAAAACAGAACCTGTTGCTTCACAGCAGGATTCAAGGATTGAACATGAACAAATGAATGCTAACGTAGTAGCCTcgttagaaaaatcaaaaccagGGGGTCCAACAGCAATATCAGGTAATCTCCCATTGGGCAACTTAGAGGTCAATGAGGGCAAACTGCAACAAAGTGATACAGCTGAAATTAACGATGGTTCCCAGAATGCTGGTCCTAATGCTATGCCTTATTTCCAAAACCAGAATCATGCTGGAACCATACCAAGTCTGCCATCTGAAGTTTCTCAAATTTCTTATCTTGAAAAGATATCCTGTAATTTGCCCAGAGAAATGGAAACTATTTCCATAGAGTCTGATCCAGAGAGTGATAAAACGGAAATAATGGCCTCAACAAGAGATGGAAGTATGTGTGCTGAGCAGCATGATAAAGCAGGTTCCAGTAATGATCCCACAAATGGTGCCCCTGTGTCGTGTCCTTCAGATTGGGAGAGTCCTATTAGAAATGCGCAGATTGGACAATGTGTGGAAGGACCTTCTGGAGTTCCTCATACTCTGAGTGAAGTGGTCATAGATGATGAACCCATGGAAATGTTACCTCATGTTGTGCATCCCACTGAAGAGTTTATTGCAAAAGATGCTGTGACTCTGGAAAGCACAACTGTTACTGAGGTCAGGCAGCAGAATGGAGCAGTCACTGCCAATTGTGGACAGTCAGCTGCTCTGGCATTTAATGGGACTTACTCATCCTTGGTGCAGCCAGACATTTGCCTGGCCCAAGGAAATTCACTGGCATCACAGCAG CTGCCTATATCTATTTATCCTTCCTCCACCGAACACAATCTAGCCAGCATACCTGCATCCAGTGGGATACAACATCACCAGAGCAGTGGAAGCCATTCCTACAGTCAAGAGGCTCTAACTCCAAGATCACCACCTTTAGAGAATCTGCTGGAATTTTCTGACGTTATGCATCCTGTTATGGATTTGCCCCTGGAACCATTCATAGTTATGCCTGAAAGTGGAAGTGAACATCTTCCATATAGTAGCGTATCGGGACCAGTGAATTATCATACACAATTTGTTCCTGTGATACCTGAGAGGCCTGTTTGCTTAAACCCACTTCAAATTGAAATGGAAAGAATACAGAGGGATAAGGAGCAAGCCTTCAAGATACACAACCATAGG GTATTGCAGCTGAAATCTGAATGTGACAGAGAGATTGAAGAGATACATAAGAAGTATGATTTGTTACGTCAGGATGCTGAGACAAAATTGATGCAAGTGCAGAGGGATCTTGAGACATTTCATGGCAAGGTTTATCTAAATAAGTTATTGGCAGATGCTTTAACACTAAAGCAACAAATTCCTACGTCAACTGGGTCACTACATAAAGATCAAG CTGCATTATCCAGTCTCATGAATCAGTGGAGTCAGCAACCTGCTCAGATGACTGCTCCAATACTCCAACAATGTTGGGCCAGCCCCCCAATGAATATCCCACCTGTAATTACCACTCCCATTAATCCACTTTTTAACGCAATGACCCAATTCGCTGTGCAAAATGGCTGTGAATTACGTGCCCCTGCCCCACACATTCAAGCCTTAGTTCCCCCATCCATGCCAACAGCCCATTTCTCAACCCAATACAGTGGGATGCCCTATCTGTGA